In a genomic window of Chloroflexota bacterium:
- a CDS encoding type II toxin-antitoxin system HicA family toxin — protein MPRLRRVSAQQAIRALERLGFVQVRQRGSHVVLKKQTPKGAIGCVVPLHDTLAVGTLRAILRQAGVSPDDFMEHL, from the coding sequence ATGCCTAGGCTGCGCCGGGTCTCGGCCCAGCAGGCGATTCGCGCACTGGAACGTCTGGGGTTCGTGCAGGTACGCCAGCGCGGAAGCCACGTCGTCCTGAAAAAGCAGACCCCAAAAGGCGCAATCGGCTGCGTTGTGCCTTTGCATGATACCCTCGCCGTTGGAACATTGCGGGCCATCCTGCGCCAGGCAGGGGTCTCCCCCGACGATTTCATGGAGCATCTGTAG
- a CDS encoding type II toxin-antitoxin system HicB family antitoxin, whose product MSARVFTAVIYKEDDLYVAECPQVGTVSQGRTIEEAIANLKEATELYLEEFPLPDTPPPLLTTFEVAVYA is encoded by the coding sequence ATGTCTGCGCGAGTCTTCACCGCTGTGATCTACAAGGAAGACGACCTGTACGTGGCCGAGTGCCCGCAGGTCGGCACGGTGAGTCAGGGCCGAACGATTGAAGAAGCCATTGCGAATCTAAAGGAAGCGACCGAACTCTACCTGGAGGAGTTCCCGCTTCCGGACACACCTCCCCCGCTGCTGACCACCTTTGAGGTCGCCGTGTATGCCTAG